GTTGCGCAAAATAGACTGGCCATCCAGGTTAGAAAGCGATAAACGGTAAGTTCCGCGGTCGCCACCACCCGAAATAGCTACAGTATTGGTCCAGCTGGCAGCAGTGCGGTAGAAATTTTCGATGTTATCTTTCACTGCAGAGTAAGGGTGCAATTGACCATCAGACTGAATAGTAGGAACACCATCCAGGCGCTCACCCCAGGAGTTACGACCAGATAAAGCCGCCGAAGCTACGTCAACGGGTCTTACACCTTGCGTTCCCTGGCCATATTCGTATTGCCAATCGGTATTATCAACCGCTTTGTCGAACTGTAAGTTGGTATTGTATTCAATGGTAGTTTTGCCTTTTACGCCACTTTTAGTCGTAATTTGAATAACACCATTAGCGGCCCGCGAGCCGTACAAAGCCGAAGCAGTAGATCCTTTTAAAACGGTCATGGTTTCGATATCGTCCGGGTTGATGTTACCAATACCATCGCCTTGGTCGGCACCGCCCCACTCACCGGAGCTACCCCGGTTGCTGTTATCCATGGGCACACCATTAATAACAATTAAAGGAGAAGAACTACCGGAAAACGAAGTTACCCCCCGAATGTTAATCCGGGCAGAAGAACCAGGGCCACCGCTGGTACCAGCCACGTTTAAGCCAGAAACCCGGCCTGACAAAGAGTTGGCTACGTTGGCTTCGCGGGCAACGTTTAATACTTCGCCGCCTACTTTAGAAACTGAATAACCCAGTTTACGCTCTTCTTTTTTGATACCCAAAGCGGTAACTACCACTTCTTGTAGCGCAGTCGCATCGCTTTCCAATACCACATTTATTACTGAGCGGTTATTAACTGGAACAGTTTGGTTTTTGTAGCCAATGTAAGAGAAAATAAGACTGCCGTTACCTGGCACTTCCACGCGGTAATTGCCATCTACATCTGTAATAGCACCTTGCGTGGTACCGCTAATCTGGATACTAACTCCGACCAACGGCGAATTATCAGAACCGGTTACCTTGCCGGTAACCTGGTTACTCTGCGCAAAGCCATATAGTTGGCTCAGTAGCAGCAGTAATGTTAAAAAGGGTAAAGCTTTTTTTAGCATGAGTAAAATATTAAGATAGAGAAATGTGTGGTAATAAGGTGTTAAGAAACCAAATTGAACCTTTTACAAGATTCCGGTAGAAGAAATTTAAAGCTGTTTGTACTTATAGCTTATAAACATGGATGTTTTTGTAGTTTTAAATTTACGAGTAATCAATTATTTTTATCATAGTGTTGTGTTAAAATAAAAGTTGGTTGGTGTGAAATGTAAGAGTAGGTTAGTAGTAAAAATCAATTAAACCGGATTATAAACCGGCAGACTAGGTTTCTTGTTTTAAGAAGTTTTCATGCTCCGGATGTTAAATAAAAAGCGGCCTATTTAAAACATAAGCTAAAATGAACACGCGAATTTTATTCAATATTTAGGTTTTTGGATGTGCTGTTAATTTTTTAAGTCGGTTTGGCTAAATGATAGTGGCTTTCTGGTAAAAGGCATTCTATTTTCATATTGATTTTTAAAAATAACTGTTTTTACCCGGAATGTTGCTGCACAATTTAACAGCCTTTGGTTAAGCAAATAAAATAATAATTACTTAACCTTTAAAAGTTTTTTTAAAAATAATTATAAAAATAGAATTGTAAAAGCAAAATATTGGGAATAAAATTAATTTAGTATGTGTGCGCACACACTTAAATCAATAAAATCATGTGTGCGTACACATTTTTAGATTAAATAAGTTTTGTGCTGTTATTTTTTTAAGTAAGTTTAACCCGAATTTTAAAGCCATATAAGCAAAATTCAATTTAGTATTTTGCTCCATCCTATTCGTTGTTAATCAAACTGTTTAATGGGAACTGCCTCGTTGGTGGTAAGTTTTTATATTAAATTATAGATAGGTTTAGCTTTGAATTTCTGTAGTTTAAGGTTGAATTCTACGGGCTTGTAATATTTTACATTCCATTAAGTTCGCGGGCTGTTGCGCAAGGTAATGGATGGCTTTTGTGGTAAAGAAAGCCGGCTTTCAGCCACCTATTACCTCTGTCATTAAACGGTTATAAAGCACGAAACAGTTTACCTATTTACTTATGCGCCTATTTTTTACTTTTTTACTGGTAACTTTTTGTTTAAATCTGAGTTGGGGGCAGCAGCATAATACCTCTAAAACTTACGTAGCTCCTACCGATGCCAAGGTACAGGCCAAACTGGCTCAATGGCAGGATTTAAAATTTGGTTTATTTATGCACTGGGGTACCTATAGTCAGTGGGGCATTGTAGAAAGCTGGAGCATTTGCCCCGAAGATGAAGGCTGGACGCAACGCCGGGGACCTTACGCGAGCGATTACAATACCTATAAAAAAGCCTACGAAAACATACGCACCGAATTTAATCCGGTAAAATTTAATCCGGAAAAATGGGTGATGGCAGCCAAAGCAGCCGGCATGAAGTACATGGTATTTACCACCAAACACCATGATGGTTTTGCCATGTTCGATACAAAAGAATCGGATTATAAAATTACCGACCCCAAAACTGCTTTTGCCGCTAACCCCCGCAGTAATATTACCAAAGAAGTATTTAACGCTTTCCGGAAAGAAAATTTTTTATTAGGAACCTATTTTTCTAAACCCGATTGGCACAACGAAAATTACTGGTGGCCTTACTTCCCGCCCAAAGACCGCAACGTAAACTACGATCCGGCTAAATACCCCGAGCGTTGGCAAAAATTTAAAAATTTTACTTATAACCAAATCAGTGAGTTGATGTCGGGTTATGGCCCGGTGGATATTTTGTGGTTGGATGGAGGCTGGGTACGGCCTAAAAACACCATTGATCCTAGCGTAGATTGGCAAAAAGCCATCACTTTTGAGCAGGATATTGATATGGCCCGCATCGCCAAGATGGCCCGCGAAAAACAACCCGGCTTAATTGTAGTGGACCGCACCGTAGCCGGCGAATTCGAAAATTACACGACGCCCGAACACACCGTACCAGACCAACCACTGGATCACCCTTGGGAAACCTGCATGACCATGGGCGATTCCTGGAGTTATGTACCCAACGATAAGTATAAATCAACCAATCAGCTTATTCAATTGCTTGTTAAAATAGTATCCCGCGGCGGTAATTTCCTATTAAATATTGGCCCCAGCCCGGAAGGCGATTGGGCGCCGGATGCATACCAGCGGCTGGAACAAATTGGAAATTGGATGAACGTAAACGGAGAAGGCATTTATAACTCCCGCTCGGTGGCCCCTTACGCTTATAAAAACATTTACTACACGCAGTCAAAAGATCAATCCGTTATTTACGCTTATTATTTATCCGATAAAGAACAGGTAAACTTACCCGCTACCCTGGAGATTCCTCTGGATAAAATTAATCAGGTAAAAAAGGTTAGTTTGTTAGGCTCTCCGGAGAAATTAAAATGGCAATATCAAGGTAATAAATTGCGGGTGCAAATACCCGGTAAGTTGCAGAAAAACAACAACCTAAAACAAGCCGCCGGCTTTAAAATTGAATACTAATTTAACTTAAATAATTATTCATTAACTATTTAAATTGTAGAGTGGGCAGTTAAAGCTGATTAGTGCGGCCAGCTGCTCGATTGGTTTATAGAATGGAAAGAATTATACCCGAAGAAAAAATTATTGGCGTGGATATTGGCGGCACCAAAATTCACCTGGGATTAGTGCAGCACGGTACCGTTATCCGGGAAATGAAAATTCCGACTTCTGCCCAATCCGGCAGAGAACAAATTTTAAACGAACTTATTCAGGGCATCCAACAATTTATAGAACCAGACGTGCTGGGGATTGGAGTGGGAGTTCCGGGCCTGGTTGACGAAGGGAATGGAGTCGTTTTTGACGTGCAAAATATCCCGGATTTTACCCAGGTGCCTTTAAAAAAATGCCTGGAGGATTACTTTGCTAAACCTACTTATCTCACCAACGATGCTAATAGTTTTATTCTCGGCGAAAAACTCTACGGGCGCGCCCAGCCATTTCAGAATGTGGTGGGTTTAACCTTGGGTACAGGTTTAGGCGGCGGAATTATTACCAACAACCAATTGTATTCCGGCGCTTTTTCTGCTGCCGGCGAATTTGGTTGCATTCCGTACCGCGATAAAACCCTGGAAGATTATTGCAGTGGTAAGTTTTTTATTAATCAGTTTGGTATTTCCGGACCCGAGATACACGCCCGGGCCATTAAGAACGACCCCAAAGCTTTAACCATTTTGCACCAATTTGGCGAGCATCTCGGCGAAGCCATCAAAATAATTATGTACGTGTTAGCTCCTGAAGCCATTTTTTTAGGTGGTTCGGTAAGTACCTGTTATCCTTATTTTAAAGCCGGTATGCAGCTTAGCGTGGCCCGGTTTCCGTTTGCGCAAATCAAAAAACATGTAATAATTGAACGGTCGCGGATGAACAACGGCGCTATTTTGGGAGCGGCGGCTTTAGTGTACATGAAAAGCAAAGCGGAAGCCGCTAAAATTTAAAATTTTTAAAAGTTACCTGTTCAACCGATTTTATGAAAGTAAGAGTGGACTTTATGCTAAGTAAAAAATGCGGATTTTAAAGTTATTGCTGTTGAGTTTGTTTGCGCTACCAAGCCCATGGGTGCGCGCTCAAACCTTTTTTAAAGATAAAGAAGCGCTTTTTACCGAACCTAAACAATACGTAACTTACTTTACGGCACAGCCGCCGCTTATTGATGGTAACCTGAACGAACCAGTCTGGCAGGCCGCACCCTGGTCCGATACATTTATGGATATTGAGGGGGAGGCCAAACCCAAGCCGACTTACCAGACCCGTTTTAAAATGCTATGGAACGATACCTGTTTGTTTGTGGCCGCCGAATTACAGGAACCACAGGTATGGGCAACTTTAAAAAAACACGATGCCATTATTTACCACGACAACGATTTTGAGATTTTTATCGATCCGGATAACGATGGCCGGCATTACTACGAAATAGAAGTAAACGCCTTTAACACCCTATTTGATTTATTCCTGGATAAACCTTACCGCAACGGCGGCATAGCGGTAATTCCGTGGCAGGCCGAAGGTTTACAATCCAGGGTGCAGGTGCAAGGCACCATTAACCAACCCCAGGACACCGATAAAAGTTGGACAGTGGAAATGGCAATTCCTTTTCGGGCCATTGCCAAAAACAATAAATCCTTTACCCCCCAAGACAAAGACTTTTGGCGGATTAATTTCTCGCGGGTGCAGTGGGATGTATTCGTAAAAAATAACGCTTACGTAAAAGTAACCAATGCGCAAGGCAAAGTTAATCCGGAGCATAATTGGGTTTGGTCGCCGCAGGGTGTTATTAACATGCATTTTCCGGAACGCTGGGGTTATTTATTCTTCAGTCGGCAAGCAGTGGCAGAAGAAACTACCCCTGCATTTGCTTTGCCTTACGCCGAGAAACAAAAAAAATATTTATGGTACCTGTATTACCAGCAGCGGGAGTACTACCAAAAACACCAGCACTATGCCCGTTCTTTTTCGGATTTAGGGCTGCCGCAAAATTCATCCATCAAGATTGATGATAAATTAAATTACTTTAAATTAGAGACCAGCACGCACCAGTTTATGGCTTATGTAACCGGCCCGGATGCCGTTACTTACACCATTAATCAGGACGGGTACATTCAAAAACTTTCCCCTAAAAAAGGACCATAATTTTGAATTTTTTAAATTTTAGTTCGGCCAGGTCATTCCGGAAGTTTAATTGCTTGCCAAAGGCTGGTGTTAGTGTAAAATCTTGTTTTGTTTTCTGGCTTTAACCTTTTTGTATTATGTATTTAGATAGCCGCCGTAAATTTTTAAAAGCCTCGTCGTTGGGCATGTCGCTGTTTGCCCTGGACCGGAGTGCTCTTGGCCGCACTTTAGCCGAAGAATCCGCAGCGCCCACCCAACCCATTGTAATATCTACCTGGGATTTCGGGATTCCGGCGAACCAGGCTGCCTGGAAAATTTTAAACAATGGCGGGCGTGCTTTGGATGCCGTAGAAGCCGGCGCCCGCGTACCCGAAGTTGATTTAAATAACCACAGTGTAGGGCGCGCAGGTTACCCCGACCGCGATGGCCACGTAACCCTGGATGCCTGCATCATGGACGAACAAGGTAACTGCGGAGCGGTAGCGGCTTTAGAATACATTGATCATCCGATATCGGTGGCCCGTTTGGTGATGGAGAAAACCCCGCACGTGTTTTTGGTTGGCGAAGGGGCTATGCAGTTTGCTTTGGAAAACGGATTTAAAAAAACAAAGCTACTCACCCCCGAATCGGAAAAAGCCTGGAAAGAATGGTTAAAAGATGCCAAATACAAACCCACCATTAACGTAGAAAATAAATTATACCAGCCCGTTGATAAACTGCCCGGCAATAAATTTAACCACGATACCATTGGCATGTTGGCTCTGGATGCCCAAGGTAACTTGTCGGGGGCTTGTACTACCAGTGGCATGGCTTTTAAAATGCGGGGCCGGGTAGGCGATAGCCCCATTATAGGCGCGGGCCTTTACGTAGATAACGAAGTAGGCGGCGCAACCTCTACGGGAGTAGGCGAAGAAGTAATCCGGAATGTAGGCAGTTTTCTGGTGGTAGAATTAATGCGGCAAGGCTACTCTCCCGAAGCTGCTTGTAAAGCCGCCGTTGACCGGATCATTAATAAAAAGCCAGCTAAAGCCAAAGAAATTCAGGTTGGGTTTTTAGCTCTGAACAAAAAAGGGGAATACGGCGCTTACGCTATTCAAAGCGGTTTTTCGTATGCCGTGTGCAATGGGCAAAAGCAAGATTTGCTTCTTAAGAGTAAAAGCACTTATTAATTATAAAGGATTACTTTTAAGCCTAGGTTGGATGCTCTAATTCATGCGTACTTTTAGCTCAAAGTAAACTTAAAATTGAAATGTTTTATGATTAATTTTAAAAAATAACCTTTTTGAATATAATTTGTTCTTACTTATTCATTTATTTACCATTCTATTCTCCAATTAAAACAGGCCGGTAGTGTATGAGCAAGATAAATTGCGTATTACTGATTGATGACAACGAAACAACTTCTTTTATCAACCGCTTACTCATTGAACGATTAAATATTACGGATCAGTTATTATCGGTGCAGGATGGTCGGGCGGCATTAAGTTTACTGCAAGACCGTTTAAACAACGGCGAGGCTTTACCCGATTTAATTTTATTGGATATTAAAATGCCGGGCATGGATGGCTTCGAGTTTTATTCTACGTTTAAACAACAACCAGAATATGCGTCTTGCTTTACCGTAATGCTTACTACGTCGCAAAATGCCCGGGATCTGGAGCAAGCAAAGGCTTTAGGTATTCCATATTTTTTAACTAAGCCGTTAACCCCGCAAAAGTTAAACGATATTATTAATCTGCACACGAGTAGAAAGTAAGCCGTTGTAAAAGCAAAAATTTTAAAATTTTAAACCGGCTTTACTTAAGTGCTGTTGCAGCGCCTGGTAATAGTTATCCAGAGAGTTTTGGTGCGTAAATAAAAACAAGAATGGCTCAATCAGTTCTAATTCCATTAGCATAAAAGAGCCGTTTACTTCTAAGCAATCCACGCGGGCATACAAACAGTTGGCGGCAAATTGTTGCACAATGCCGCTGGCCTGAAGTAGTAAGTGCGGCGGCGCATCCTTCGGAAAAATGCTGCCACCCAGGTAATGTTGCACCCGAAAATCACCTTCCTGCGGTGTTTTAAGTAAGCAATGGCTAAATTGGCCGTTAAAGAAAATAAAAGACCATTCTCCCTGGGTTTGCACTTCCGGCAAAAAAGGCTGCGCCAGAAAAGATTCCTGCGCAAACAAAGCATTTAATTTAATGGCTTGCTCTTCGGCGTTGTCGCGCGATATGGCAAAGGTGTTTTTGGCGCCGCCGCTCACGCAAGGCTTTATAATTATTTTTTCGGTGCCGTAATGCCGGAAAATTTGTTCCAGTTTAAAAGCTTCGCCGGGTTCAATCCAAAGGGTAGGGGTAATGTTAAAGCCAGCAGCCTCTATATCGCCCAAGTAATGTTTGTCGGTGTTCCAACGCACAGTTTTGAGCGGGTTCAGCATGGGAATGTTTTTCTTTTCGATTACATCCAACCATTCCCGGAAATCAATAATGTAATCAAAATAATCCCAGGGCGATTTTAAAAGCAGCAAGTCGTACTTATCCCAATTTACCTTAGGGTCGTTCCAAATCTCGAAGGTAAGATCTAACCCTTTCTCTTTTAAAAAATTAAACAAAACCGTATCCTCGTCTTCTACGGTAGAGGTGTATTTACCATAATCCTGGTAAGTGATAAAGGCTATTTTGGGTTGAGCCATGAACAATACTTAGAATTTAATTAGCGGATCTTACCGTAATAAAGAGAGAATTTTTTTAAAAATTTAAAAAATTAAAAACCGTATACCGAAAAACCGCCGTCGATGGCTAAACATTGCCCGGTGATATAACTGGCGGCGGGCATACACAAAAAGGCGGCGGCCGCAGCTACTTCAATGGGTTCGCCTACCCGGCCCATGGGCGTTCGGGAAAGCACATCGTTCAGGTAGTCGGGGTTCTGCAATACGGCATCGGCCAAAGGAGTGCGAATATACCAGGGGGCTAAAGCATTTACCCGGATGTTATCTGGGGCCCATTCTACCGCCAGGTTTTTGGTTAACTGAATCATGGCGGCTTTGGTCATGCCGTAAATGGCGCCGGTACGCAAATGGTTTAAACCCGACACCGAAGAAATTTGAATGATATTGCCTTGACCGGATTGTTTTAGCAATGGATGTAAAAGCTGGCATAAGTGAAAAGTAGAGGTAAGATTGGTATCCACCAGCAATTGGTATTCTTTTTCGGAATAAGCCGTGGTTTTTTTCCGGATGTTGGTGCCTACGTTATTTACCAATATATCCAATTTGCCCCAACGTTCCGTAATTTCGGTAGTTAAGTTAATGCGGTCCGTAGAGTGGCTTAAGTCGGCGGCGTAGCCGCTGGCGGGTAATTGTTGCGCTTGCCACTCCGATAGCAACGCATCTATTTCCAGTTGTTTACGCGCTACAATCAGCACCTCAGCCCCTAAATTTAAAAATTCTTCGGCAATGGCCCGACCAATGCCTTTAGTACCGCCCGTAACTAAGGCGCGTTTACCAGTTAAATTCCACCGGTTTGCTGTATTTGTTATCTGGTTCATTTATTTGATTCTGAAAAAGCCACTAAGCTGGTTTACAAAGCAGCCAAATAGTTTAACCTTATTGCTCCAACTACTCCGTTTAAAAATACTTTATTTTTAAAAACTGATAGAATAAGCTTGTACGGATACTTAACAGGCTAAGCTTAAATTTTGAAATTTTTTAAAATTTTTAATTCAGGCTTGTTGATTTCTATTATGCTCTTTTAGCCGCAATAGTAAATTTTTCGGGTTTATTCGGCCGAATTGATCATCGTAGAGCTGATAATGGATAAAAGTTACGTGTAGCTCTCCGGCTTCTATCTGTTTTGAGGAATTGCAGTATAAAATAAGCTTATGGGAGTTTACCAGGGTAGCGCCTTGTAAAGTTAAGTTATGCGCAACAATTTTACTGGGCTCCGATAGGGGTATGCGGTTGGCTGTAGTTGCAGTATAACTCAGGTAATAAATTTCGGGTTTGCCATGCAAAACCAGCCGAAGTACATCTGTGAGCCAGGGCGTAGTATTGGTAGCAAAGGTTTGCCAATCGATCCGCACATTAGAACTATCCGGATTTGCCACCATCGCCAGAAGCGGGCAACCCGTTAAGTGTTCCAATATAGCTGGCAGCACCAATTCGGGATTTGTACATAGTTCAGGTAAGTCCATAATTTAAAAAAATACGCTCCAGCTGGGTTGTTTACGGTTCTGTTGCTTACCAAAAACAAAACCTGAAAATTTCGTTATACGCGTTTTCTATAAAATTCGGGCTACGGTAGCCGACTTATCAATTTTGCCGGAGGCAGTGGTCGAAAAAGTCGCTGTGTACCGGATTTCCTTGGGGTTCTCGTATTTATCCAGCCGTTTTTTTAATTCTGCTGAAAGTAATGCTTCCTGTTCCGGATTTAATTTTTCACCCTCCAGCATGGCAATTACCCGTTGGCCTAATTTTTCGTCGGGCAGAGCCGTAATAAAAGATTTGCGGTCGATTTGTTGCTCCACTAAAACCTGGGCCAGAATAACCTCCACTTTTTCCGCCTGAATTTTTACGCCGCCGCTATTAATGGTATTATCGATGCGCCCTAGCCATTCAAATTCATGCCCTAAAATAAGGTTTACTAAATCGTTGGTGGTAATAAGTTCATTATTGGTGATGGCGCCTTGTATGGTTAAACAGCCACGTTGATCCTGACCCAAGTGCACTTGAGGTGCCGCCCGAAAGTATTTATTGGGTTGGTTGCCGTTTAATTTTTTTAACGCCACGTGCGAAGCGGTTTCAGTCATGCCGTAGGTATGATAAACCGGGGCTTTAATGGCCTGAATTTGCTTGAATAAATCAGCAGAAATTGGTGCGCCGCCCACCAAAATTCCTTTCATATTATCGAGCAGGGTTTTCTTTTCCGGTGACTCGGTTAATATGGTACTTAACTGCAGGGGCACAAAAGAGCCAAACGCAAAATTTTCCGGTTCATTGGGTGGCAAGTATTTCAATGGATTACCAATCGGCTCTATAATGGTCAGATGCAAATTCCCGATTAATCCCCGCACCAACATCATCATGCCGCCTATGTATTCGGTATTTAAACAAACCAGCGCCCGATCGTTTTCCTGTAAGTTTAAAGCCTGCAGCGTATAGCGGGCGCTAGCTTCCATTTGCTTACGGGTTAAAGTAATCAGTTTGGGGGCACCCGTAGAGCCGGAAGTATTTATGGTAATTTCCTGTACGCCTTTGAGCCAGTTGTGGCAAAATTCCAGGGTGGTAACCTCGTAGCCGTTTAAAGGAATACTATTCCGGAAAGAATAATTAGCTATTTCTTCGTAGTAAAATTTTTTGCCATTCAGCAGCAGATGGTCCATGCGAGTATCAGGTAGCAAGTATCAAGTAACAAGTATTAAGAACGGAGAAATACGTGGAATGTATTAAGTCAACCTAAATTTTAAATTTTTAAAAATCTGGCTTCATACTACCTGCTACTTACTACATATTACCTACTACCTGATACCTGCTACTAAAAAATTAAGGGAATTTTGGATACTTTGAGAAATCGGGTTGGCGTTTTTCCATGAAAGCGTTTTTGCCTTCTTTGGCTTCGTCAGATAAATAATACAGTAAAGTGGCGTTACCAGCTAATTCCTGGATACCAGCTTGTCCGTCGAGTTCGGCGTTAAAGGCTGATTTTAACATGCGTAGCGCCAGCGGACTTTTCTCCAAGATTTTTCCGCACCATTCCACGGTAGTTTCTTCCAGTTTTTCGAGCGGTACTACTTTATTCACTAGTCCCATATCCAGGGCTTCCTGAGCATCATACTGGTCGCATAAGAACCAGATTTCGCGGGCTTTTTTCTGACCAACAATCCGGGCCAGGTAAGACGCGCCAAAGCCACCATCAAAAGAACCTACCTTCGGGCCAGTTTGGCCAAAGCGGGCATTTTCTGCCGCAATAGTTAAATCACAAACTACGTGTAATACGTGGCCGCCGCCAATAGCCCAACCGGCTACCATGGCAATTACTGGTTTCGGAATTCGCCGTATTTGCATTTGTAAATCCAAAACGTTTAAACGCGGCACGGTATCCTGGCCAATGTAGCCGCCGTGGCCCCGCACGCTTTGGTCGCCGCCGCTGCAGAAAGCTTTGCCGCCTTCGCCGGTTAAAATAATAACGCCCACTTCCGGATTTTGACGGGCCAGTTCCATGGCGTCGCTCATTTCCTGGACGGTAAGCGGCGTAAAAGCATTATGCTTGTGCGGCCGGTTAATGCTTATTTTGGCGATGCCTTTATAGTAAGAAAAAATAATTTCTTGATATTCTTTTAGCGGTTGCCACGGATAATTACTTTCCATATGATAGGTATTTGCAGATTCAGGTTAAAAATGAGTTCGAAGGTAGATTATACGGCCGAAAAATAAAAAATTCTACCTCTATAAAAACAAAAGCCGTTACGGATAGGAGTAACGGCTTTTAAGTTCTTACGCTAGAACAGATAAAATATGGACACAAAAAATAATGGTTATTCTTCTTCGTAATGTTCCAGGTATTTATCCACGGACCAGGGTCCTGAACCAATAATAAACATACTGATTAGCAGTATCAAAGTAATTAGCGCCGTCCACCATTCCACGGGGTTACTTGCCAGGTTTACCTCGGACCACACAAAGTTAATGCCGCCCTGGGCCAGATTATTTTCGGCACTCATCCGGATGCCCGGCATAGTAAATAACACCGCCCCTAACAAAATGGGTAACTGAAAGAAAATAGCAATACGGGTTATAAACCCAAGTGCTATAAATAAACCTCCTATAATGTGGGTATAGGCAATAAATTGTACCAATGATTGGGCGCTCCAGTCGAGATTAGAGCCATTGAGTAAATTAATGTTGGTAATAAAGGTTTGTACCGCTTCTATCTGACTAAGCACAATAAAGCCTTTGGCAAACAGAAAAACGCCTAAACCCATCCGCACAAAATCAAACCAGGCCGGATAATGCAAGGCGGCCCAGTTTTCTATTCTCTGGGTAATTTCCATAACGTTTACATTTTCGATTTTTTAAAATCGCGGTTAAAGCAATAGCTAACTTTCACGGTGAGTGCGCATGTATTGGTCAATGGACCAACGGCCGGAATCAAAAATGAAAAATACAACCAATAGAAATAAGGTTAAAACCGATACCCCCCATTCGGTATTAATAGAACCAAAATCTATACCTGGGCGCACAAATAACACCGCTCCAATTAAAATAGGGAGCTGGAACAAAATGGCAGTGCGGGTAACCAGGCCCATAGTAATGAGCAACCCCCCGACTAAATGCGCAAAAGCAATGTAATGCGCGAACCAGAACGACGACCAATCCATGTTAATGTTGATCAGGAGCCTTTCTAAAACACCAATGTCGCTGATGAAAATCAGCCCTTTAACGAAGAGGAAGATTCCGAGGCCAAAGCGGATAAAGTCGAGCCAAATGGGATGATGCTGATCAGCCCAATGTTCAATTTTGTGCGTAACTTCCATAATCCTGATTTTTTAAAAAACGTCTGTTTAAATATACGATTTTTAATGAAATCCGGAATAAGTTATTGACACAAAGTTACTTACTTTTAAAAGGCGATTGATTTCGGTATGATTCAAAAAATGCAGCGTTTTGCTCGCTTTGCGTACATATTTCTAATATCCCCGGCCCATCGCTCCAGAAAGCAGGTAAAAAATTAGATAATTGTTGCAAATTCTCGCAGCGGAAATAAGCTAAATTAAATTCCAGCGCGGTTAATTTAGCTTCTAAAGGTTGATAGGTTTCAAAGAATTCGGCTAATTCGGGCTGTTGTTTGGGTCCATCGATGAGCCGGAAAATGCCACCTGCGTGGTTATTTAAAACGATAATCCGCAAATTAGCCGGCAAGTAATTATGCCA
The sequence above is a segment of the Adhaeribacter swui genome. Coding sequences within it:
- a CDS encoding carbohydrate-binding family 9-like protein, which codes for MRILKLLLLSLFALPSPWVRAQTFFKDKEALFTEPKQYVTYFTAQPPLIDGNLNEPVWQAAPWSDTFMDIEGEAKPKPTYQTRFKMLWNDTCLFVAAELQEPQVWATLKKHDAIIYHDNDFEIFIDPDNDGRHYYEIEVNAFNTLFDLFLDKPYRNGGIAVIPWQAEGLQSRVQVQGTINQPQDTDKSWTVEMAIPFRAIAKNNKSFTPQDKDFWRINFSRVQWDVFVKNNAYVKVTNAQGKVNPEHNWVWSPQGVINMHFPERWGYLFFSRQAVAEETTPAFALPYAEKQKKYLWYLYYQQREYYQKHQHYARSFSDLGLPQNSSIKIDDKLNYFKLETSTHQFMAYVTGPDAVTYTINQDGYIQKLSPKKGP
- a CDS encoding ROK family protein, coding for MERIIPEEKIIGVDIGGTKIHLGLVQHGTVIREMKIPTSAQSGREQILNELIQGIQQFIEPDVLGIGVGVPGLVDEGNGVVFDVQNIPDFTQVPLKKCLEDYFAKPTYLTNDANSFILGEKLYGRAQPFQNVVGLTLGTGLGGGIITNNQLYSGAFSAAGEFGCIPYRDKTLEDYCSGKFFINQFGISGPEIHARAIKNDPKALTILHQFGEHLGEAIKIIMYVLAPEAIFLGGSVSTCYPYFKAGMQLSVARFPFAQIKKHVIIERSRMNNGAILGAAALVYMKSKAEAAKI
- a CDS encoding alpha-L-fucosidase, with product MRLFFTFLLVTFCLNLSWGQQHNTSKTYVAPTDAKVQAKLAQWQDLKFGLFMHWGTYSQWGIVESWSICPEDEGWTQRRGPYASDYNTYKKAYENIRTEFNPVKFNPEKWVMAAKAAGMKYMVFTTKHHDGFAMFDTKESDYKITDPKTAFAANPRSNITKEVFNAFRKENFLLGTYFSKPDWHNENYWWPYFPPKDRNVNYDPAKYPERWQKFKNFTYNQISELMSGYGPVDILWLDGGWVRPKNTIDPSVDWQKAITFEQDIDMARIAKMAREKQPGLIVVDRTVAGEFENYTTPEHTVPDQPLDHPWETCMTMGDSWSYVPNDKYKSTNQLIQLLVKIVSRGGNFLLNIGPSPEGDWAPDAYQRLEQIGNWMNVNGEGIYNSRSVAPYAYKNIYYTQSKDQSVIYAYYLSDKEQVNLPATLEIPLDKINQVKKVSLLGSPEKLKWQYQGNKLRVQIPGKLQKNNNLKQAAGFKIEY
- a CDS encoding ATP-grasp domain-containing protein, which encodes MAQPKIAFITYQDYGKYTSTVEDEDTVLFNFLKEKGLDLTFEIWNDPKVNWDKYDLLLLKSPWDYFDYIIDFREWLDVIEKKNIPMLNPLKTVRWNTDKHYLGDIEAAGFNITPTLWIEPGEAFKLEQIFRHYGTEKIIIKPCVSGGAKNTFAISRDNAEEQAIKLNALFAQESFLAQPFLPEVQTQGEWSFIFFNGQFSHCLLKTPQEGDFRVQHYLGGSIFPKDAPPHLLLQASGIVQQFAANCLYARVDCLEVNGSFMLMELELIEPFLFLFTHQNSLDNYYQALQQHLSKAGLKF
- a CDS encoding N(4)-(beta-N-acetylglucosaminyl)-L-asparaginase — encoded protein: MYLDSRRKFLKASSLGMSLFALDRSALGRTLAEESAAPTQPIVISTWDFGIPANQAAWKILNNGGRALDAVEAGARVPEVDLNNHSVGRAGYPDRDGHVTLDACIMDEQGNCGAVAALEYIDHPISVARLVMEKTPHVFLVGEGAMQFALENGFKKTKLLTPESEKAWKEWLKDAKYKPTINVENKLYQPVDKLPGNKFNHDTIGMLALDAQGNLSGACTTSGMAFKMRGRVGDSPIIGAGLYVDNEVGGATSTGVGEEVIRNVGSFLVVELMRQGYSPEAACKAAVDRIINKKPAKAKEIQVGFLALNKKGEYGAYAIQSGFSYAVCNGQKQDLLLKSKSTY
- a CDS encoding response regulator — translated: MSKINCVLLIDDNETTSFINRLLIERLNITDQLLSVQDGRAALSLLQDRLNNGEALPDLILLDIKMPGMDGFEFYSTFKQQPEYASCFTVMLTTSQNARDLEQAKALGIPYFLTKPLTPQKLNDIINLHTSRK